The Alkalibacter rhizosphaerae genomic sequence TTGGACAACCAGACCACCTATTACTTCATGGTCAAGGCCGTCCACAATATTTACCCCAGTCTGGCTTCGGAAGAAGTATCTGCAACCCCCTTCACCACCTACACCGTTGCCTTCGACGCCAACGGCGGAAGCAGTGTGGAAGCACGGATGGTGGCACATGGGGATCTGCTTCCTTCACCGGCAGATCCTGCCAAGGAAGGATACACCTTCTTAGGCTGGTATGTGGATGAAGACTTGACCCAACTGTGGGATTTTGCCACAGAGACCGTCGTCTCCAACAACACCTTGTATGCCGGATGGGAAACCATCCCTCCCGCTGTTGCAGTCATCAAGACAGACGATGAAACAGGCGTGGAGGTCCAGGGGATCGAAGATGCGGTCACCATCCCGGAAGAAGAAATGGAAGGGATCAAGGAAGTTGAAATCTACGTGGCTGCCAAGGAGATCCTGTTGAAAGGAGACCTGCTGGCAGAAGTGGAAGACCAACTGGAACAACAGGGATACTCCCTGCTAACCACTCTGAACATCCAGCTTCGAAAGATCGTGAAAGACTACGAGGGCATAAAAAAAGACCTGTTGGTAGAGAACAAGGACATCACCGGGGACTTGACCGTTCGCATCCCCTTGACGGAAGAACAGGCCGCCATGGATGACCTGGCCATCGCCTATGTGGATGGAGACGGCAATGTAAGCATTTTGACCGGCATGGTGGAAACGGTAGGAGATAAAACATATTTTACATTTGAGACAGACCACTTTTCCATCTACGCCCTGGTGGAAGCAACCAGACCGGTGAATCCGGCTACTGGAACTGCCGGAAGCATGGGATTGGGTATGCTGGCATCGTTGCTTGGTTTGGCAGGCTTGGGCATGGTTTTGTGGCGGAAGCGGAAATAACGGGAAATAAAAGAAAACAAAGAAATCAAAGGGACGGTTCTTTTGATTCCACTCATATGGAATCAAAAGAACCGTCCCTTTGATTTTATTCCTTTACATCAAACAGTTCGCTTGCGTTTTAGCACCACATAGCCTGCCAGCAAGATCCCGAATCCTGCAACCGGAAGAACTCCCGTCATCCCAGACTGGGTCGTCTCTTCCACACCCGTATCCGGGTTGGTTTCCTGGTCTCCCAGTGCCTGGATCAGTGCATAGTTGCTGAAATGATCCGTTACAAACTGCACGTAGACTTTATCGCCTACAGTCACTTTTGTTCCCGTAATAACTGTCACATTCCCTGCATCGTCGATGTAGGCAATGGCTAGGTCGTCTTTGTCCACATCGTCGCCGGTTAGTAGTACCCGAACGGTGATGGGACCGGTGATGTCGGCATTGTCGATGGTCGATGTAGTAACGGTTCCGTCAAATTCCGTCACTTTTTTCATGAGGTTGATGTCCAGTATATCCAACAGTTCGTATCCCTTGTCTTTCAGATCCGCCATTACCTTGCTTCGAATGGCATCATCCAGGGATCCTGCCACGACATGGACATACACTTCCACTTCTTTGGTATCCGGATCTTCTAGTTCCGGAAGTATCACGTTGGTTTTCATTCCTTCCGTAACCAATCCCGTTTCCGGATCGGTTTCCACGTATTTTACCACCGGCGGGATCTTGTCCCACTGGGCATACAGGGTGACGTTGCCCAAAATACCAAAGGTGGCTCCCGGTGCATACGTTTCGCCCGTTCCATCTGCCTTGGTGTTGAAACTATTGAAGGTATACCCCAATAAAGTAAATGCATTGTCTTTCACCGTTACGGTAGCATCCGTCAGGTAAGGCCCTTCCGTATCCGTTACGGTCCCGGTGCCTCCGTTGCCGTCATAGGTGACCAGATACAGAGGTTCGACAATGACAGCATTCAGTGCCTGCCCCCAGTAAGATATGACACCCATCTCCAACTCTTCCAGGTTGGTAACAGACTGGCAGTTGAATTCTCCGATGACAACATCAGCGATATAGGCGTCAGCCGGCTCTTTAAAGACGGCATTGGACAGGATGATCTGTGCATGTCCCGTTTCTTCCAGGGTCTTGTCGTCTCCTGCAAATATGGCGGCATTCCCGGAAAGGGCATCCAAGGATACCGGTTGCAGATCCGATGCACAGCTGGCGTCCACGTAGCTTTGGTCGATGGTGATATCTCCGCCGGTCACTTCCGTGACCTCATTATAGGTCCAACCGGTGACCAGACCGAATTGGTGTCCGTAAACGACCAAGTGGCTCAGTTTCACCGTGATCTCCGTTCCAGCCATGATTCCATAGCCTTTGTTGCTCTGATAACTTGGCTCAAGAGCTGTTGCTACAACGGTTGCATCCGGACAATTCTCGATCCAAGTGGAACCGGTGCTGTTGATCCCTTTTGCCAAACCCGAAATATCAACCACAGCAATGTTTTTTAAAACCACATTGCCTGGAGATTCGCTCTGGGACCATTCGCCGTATGCATAATCTTCGTATCGATAAGAGGAACCGACACGCAGACCTGTCCATTCGGAATCAATGTTCAACTCGTCCAGTCCATCCACGGTCAAGTTTCCTGTGATCCGCATGCCGTTGTGGCTGCTTCGAATGGTGATGGTACCGCAGTCCAGGAACTGGGCGTCTCCATTGCCTTCCACGTCGCTGTCCGGACCGAGACCAACTCGGATCCCCGTATGATACTGGGTCACGATCTCAAGCTCATCCACATTTTGAACAAGTAGGTCTCCAATGACCCGCATGCCCGTATGATCTGCAGTGATGTCCAATGTTCCCACGTTGGTGATGGAGGCGTTTCCGTTGGATCCGGAGTCAGTGTCAGCGCCAGGTCCTACACGGAACCCGTTTTCATCCTCCGTTACGACAAACATGATTTCCACCTGATCGATGACCAGATTTCCCATGGCCCGGATGCCGTTGTCCTCTGCTGTTATGGACACATCTCCGCAATTGGTGATGCTCACATCTCCATCCACTCCCGTGTCCTGATCCCCGTCGCTGTCCGGACCGGATCGAATCCCGTTATAATCCTCCGCAAAAATCGTCAGGTCTTGAATGTTGTCCAAAATGACGTTTCCGGAATTTCGAATGCCGTTGTCATAGCCGCTTAAATCGACGGTCGTACAGTTTTTGATGGTCACGTCTCCGTTTTCCAGGATGCCAAGACCATCGAAATAGTCGACATCATAGGGTTTGGCGTGGATGGCGGAATTGTCATCAGAATAAATATCCACCGTGGTCACACCGTCTATGGTCACATTTCCGCCCATCAACCGGATCCCGGCTTCGTAGGAATCAATGGATAGAGAGGTCCCATTCATGATGGAAACATTTCCTGCCGAATCCGTATAATGTTCCACATCATAATCCGGTCCACCCCGGATCCCGGAATAATCGGATGATGTAAGATCCATGGAGTCAAAACCGTCAATGGTTATATCCCCCAATACTCTCATGGCGCTGTCGTAGGAATCAAGGATCACATCCCCAACATCGGTAATGGTCAGATGTCCGCCATCTTGGTTGACAGATTCGCCTCCCGGACCGACTCGGATCCCCGAATCCCCGTCGGAATAACCGCTTAACATACTCAATCCAGTGATGTCCAAATTGCCGGTAGCCCGAATGGCATGATAATCAGCTTGGATGGTCAATGACCCGGACCCGCTGATGGTCAGGTCTCCATCGCAGACGATGCCGTTCCCGTTTGGTGAATTGACCATATTGGTTCCGTTGACAACGATCTCCGTCCCGTCGGGTACCAGAATGGCAAACTCGTAATAAGCATTCAGGGATACAAGCAGCGCATCGTTCAAGGTGATCCCGTTCAATGTCAGGACTTCACCTGTAGGATCCCATGTCCATCCTTCACCGGATGTCCCAGGATATCCTTCGTCCTCCGCAGCCAACGTGAAATCCAAGTAGGCTTGTGGCGGCGTTTCCGGCTCCATCAAGTTCAGTGTCTCCGTTTCTTTCAACTTGGCCGGATCTTCCACAAAGTCTTCTTCTGCCTTGTCTTCATATTGCGGCCCCAGTAGTGGCTGGTCCCCTTCTATGGCCTGTGCCGGTATGGTTCCGAAAACCAGCAACAAGGACAAGAACAGAACGATCAGTTTTGATTTCAAATGCATTCACCCTTTCTCTTAACGTTATAAATATGCATAAATACACAAAATCATCATATCACACAAAACCCTTGTCACGGTTCGTGACAAGGGTTTTGTCATTGACAAATGATAAACTTAAGTGGGGACGGTGACTTTTTTGCTCAAAAGTCACCGTCCCCACTTGCACAACTTAAAACGCTTTTCTTCTTCGTTGGATCCAGAGGATCCCTACTGCCAGCAACCAGATACCGAGGAAAGACAATAGGGACATTTCGTTGCCGCCAATACTGCTTCCTTCATCCATCGATCCTGTGGATGGGTTGGCTTCCTGATCTCCCAACTCCTGGATCAAAGCATAGTTGCTGAAGTGATCCGTTACAAACTGCAGGTAGACTTTATCGCCTACCGTCACTTTTGTTCCCGTGATCACCGTTACATTCCCTGCATCGTCGATGTAGGCGATGGCCAGGTCGTCTTTGTCCACATCGTCGCCGGTGAGAAGTACCCGAACGGTGATGGGGCCGGTGATGTCGGCGTTATCTATGGTCGATGTAGTGACCGTTCCGTCAAACTCCGTTACTTTTTTCATGAGACTGATGTCCAGTATATCCAACAGTTCGTATCCCTTGTCTTTCAGATCCGCCAATACCTTGCTTCGAATGGCGTCATCCAGGGATCCTGTTGCAACATGGACGTATACTTCCACTTCTTTGGTATCCGGATCTTCCAGTTCCGGCAAGGTCACGTTGGTTTTCATTCCTTCCGTAACCAATCCCGTTTCCGGATCCGTTTCTACATATTTGACGACCGGCGGGATCTTGTTCCACTGGGCATACAGGGTCACATTTCCTTTAATGACAAAGGAGGCTCCCGGTGCATACTCGGTTCCTGATCCGTCGGCTTTGGTGTTCCAACTGTCATAAGTGTATCCCAATAAATCAAAGGTGTTCTCCAAAACCGTCACGGTTGCATCTGTCAAGTAAGGATCCTGGGTGTCTTCCAAACTGCCTGTCCCGCCGTTGCCATCATAGGTAACGTAATACTGGGGCTCCAACACCACGTTGTTGAGGGCTTCTCCCCAATGGGTGATGGAATCCATCATCAGTTCCTCTTCATTGGTAAAGGACTGGCAGTTGAACTGACCGATGACCACGTCGGCAATGTAGCCGTCTACCGGCGTCTTGATAACCGTATCAATGAGGATGATCTGGGCATGACCGGTGTCTTCATAAGCTTTGTCGTCGCCGGCAAAGATGGCAGCGTATCCCCCAAAAACTATTGGTCCTTCATAACCGATCATCATCTCAGGGGCTGCATTGGCATCTACATAGCTTTGGTCGATGGTGATGTCTCCACCTGGTGACTGGTTGATGTCCGTGTATCCGTAAGCGTCGTATACCCAGCCGGTGACCAGTCCAAACTTGTCCCCGTATACATTCAAATGGCTGTTTACTATATCGATGGTGGTGCCTGCCAGGATCCCGTATCCTACATTGTCTTCGTCGTCTTTTAGTGCCTGTTCCGATCCGGCCACCGTTGCCACGATTTCTGCAAAGGTGCAATTTTCCAACAAGGTGGATCCGTAGCTGTGGATCCCTTTGGCATAGGCGTTGATGTCCATGGCTGCAACGTTCTTCAAGATGACATTGCCTGGAGAATCGCTTTGGGAATTGCCGTAGTCGGATCTTTCAGGATTGTCATAATAATAGGACGATCCCACCCGTAGCCCTGTCCATTCAGACTGGATGTTTAGGGCAGTCAATCCATTGATGGTCAAATCCCCGGTGATGCGCATGCCGTTGTAGTCACTGGTAATGGACAAGGTTCCACAATTGAGGATCTCTGCATTGCCGTCGCTGGCAGTGATGATTTCTTCATCCCCCAAACCGACACGAATGCCGTTTCGGTTTTGAGAGGTAACATCAATGTTGGTCACATTCTCCATGTACAGATCGCCCATGGCGCGAATGGCATTATCATAGGCGTCGATGTCCAAGGTCCCGCAATCGGTGATGGTGATATCTCCGTTGGCAGCCGTCTGGCGATTCTGGGTTGGTCCGATGCGCAACCCACTATTATCGTCACAGACGATAGTGAAAGTCCCAACATTGTCAACAGTCAAGTCTCCAATGGCTTTAATTCCATCATAATATGATTCGATCTCAAAAGTTTCCACGTTGGAGATGACAACGCTTCCTAAAGCTCCAGTATCTTTTGTGTCTCCGTCTCCAGGTCCCACCATCATTCCTCGATTATCCGAAGAAATCAAAGAAACGGAATCTACGTTGTCGATCAAAACATCACCTAGAGATCGGATGCTGTTTTCGTAGGAATTTATGGAGATATCCCCGCAACTGGTGATGGAGGTTTCGCCCAAGGTTCCAGGTGTATACCCATCGACGTTATACGGTCCGGACCGAAGACCGGAAGCATCGTCGGAAAGGATCGTCAGATTTGTGATCCCGTCGATGAAAATTTCGCTCATGGTTCGGATCCCCGACTCCTCGGAATCGATATTCACTGTATCCACGTTGGAAAGATAGACGTCCCCGTTGGATCCCATGTCGTTCTCCCCATAGTCACCGGCTCCGGCACGGATGCCATTATAGGAGGATGATGTCAGATCCAGCATCGTCAGTTGAGATATTCTTAAATCACCAATGGCACGGATGCTGTTGTAATAGGTATCCACCCAGAGGCTGCCGCTTCCATTAATGGTCAGATCTCCATAACAGAGAATGCCATTCCCGTTGTTGTGAGAAATACTGTTCATGCCCGTCACGGTAATGGTGCTGCCGTTTGGCACCTGGATGGCAAAAGCATGGGCTGCCAAGGTACTGCTCAGCTCTGACGTGGTGATAATGGACATATTTATTCCATTCAAGCTCAATACTTTCGTAGCTGCATCCCAAGTCCATCCTTCTCCACTTTCTCCAGGATAGGAAGGATCGGTAGCTTCCAAGGTAAAGTCCAGATAATCCGGTGGGACAAAATCCAGCTCCAGTTCATCTTCCGGCTCTGCCATCAATGGTTCCATCAGTGGTTCCATTAAAACGACCGGCTCTTCCGGTTCCTCTGTCGGATCCGGTGGCAAATCTTCGTCCTGTGGTGGATCTTCCTGCACAGGGGGTTCTTCAATCAAGGATGGGTCGTTTTCTTCCAAGGGTGGTTCATTATAGTCAGCCGGGGGATCTTCTCCCTCTGGTGCCGGTTCTTCCAAATCTGCCGGTGGATCCTCTTCCAACGGAGGATATTCATCTGCAGGTGGCAAGGTTTCTAGTGCTGGTGGATCTTCCACCAGTACGTCGGCCATGGCCTGTAACGGCAGGAATGAGAAGACCATAAATAGTGCAAACATCAGTACCAATACTCTGCGTTTCATCTTTCTCTCCCTTCTTGACAAAAAATAATAACACCATATATCGCATTTTCTTTTTTCCCTAACACAACCACCTTCTTTCTTGCAATTCTATTATTATTTAAAATATTATGAGCGTTATTCTCTATAGTTGATAATATTGGAATAAAATGTCATAACCTTATCTACAATATATCACAACTGCCTGCTTATGCAAGTGGGGACGGTGACTTTTGAGCAAAAAAGTCACCGTCCCCACCTTGATACCTCGATACCTTAAAACGCTCGTCTTCTCTTCCAAGCAACTGCTGCTATCCCCAAAAGTGCCACTCCCACATATGGCAGTACTCCCGAAGAATCCTCCGTTGGATCCACGTCGGTCTCATATCCCGTGGCCGGGTTGGCTTCCCGGGTCATTTCCACCAATGCATAAGTGGAAAAGTGATCGGTTGTGAATACAAAGTATGGGTCTTCCCCGACGGTCACTACGGACCCTTCCATGATGGTCACTTCTCCTGCTTCATCGATAAAAGCCATGGCCAGTTTTTCCTTAGCGGCCTGGTCTGCTGTCAAGGGGATGCGCACCGTGATCTCTCCGGTGATATCCTCGTTGTCGATTTCCATTTCCGTTGTGACGCCATTAAGATCCGTCACTCTTTTAAACAAACCGATGTCGTACACGCCAAGCAGGTCGTACCCTTTTCCCGCAAGCTCTGTCAAGACCTTGTCTTTGACGTCTTCCTCTACATCAGTTTCTTCCGCCTTCACAAACACGGTGATCTCCACAATGGACTCATCCTCTGTTTCCGGCAAGTTGACGTTCTCTTCCATGCCTGCCGCTCCCACTCCTGTGGTGTCGTCTTCTTCCACATAGGTGATCTTTTGAGGATCCCTGGACCATTTGGCGTACAAGGTCGTATTTTCCGTCATGGCTTCCGCTTCAAAATCCCATGGATCTTCAAATGTT encodes the following:
- a CDS encoding InlB B-repeat-containing protein, producing the protein MKRRVLVLMFALFMVFSFLPLQAMADVLVEDPPALETLPPADEYPPLEEDPPADLEEPAPEGEDPPADYNEPPLEENDPSLIEEPPVQEDPPQDEDLPPDPTEEPEEPVVLMEPLMEPLMAEPEDELELDFVPPDYLDFTLEATDPSYPGESGEGWTWDAATKVLSLNGINMSIITTSELSSTLAAHAFAIQVPNGSTITVTGMNSISHNNGNGILCYGDLTINGSGSLWVDTYYNSIRAIGDLRISQLTMLDLTSSSYNGIRAGAGDYGENDMGSNGDVYLSNVDTVNIDSEESGIRTMSEIFIDGITNLTILSDDASGLRSGPYNVDGYTPGTLGETSITSCGDISINSYENSIRSLGDVLIDNVDSVSLISSDNRGMMVGPGDGDTKDTGALGSVVISNVETFEIESYYDGIKAIGDLTVDNVGTFTIVCDDNSGLRIGPTQNRQTAANGDITITDCGTLDIDAYDNAIRAMGDLYMENVTNIDVTSQNRNGIRVGLGDEEIITASDGNAEILNCGTLSITSDYNGMRITGDLTINGLTALNIQSEWTGLRVGSSYYYDNPERSDYGNSQSDSPGNVILKNVAAMDINAYAKGIHSYGSTLLENCTFAEIVATVAGSEQALKDDEDNVGYGILAGTTIDIVNSHLNVYGDKFGLVTGWVYDAYGYTDINQSPGGDITIDQSYVDANAAPEMMIGYEGPIVFGGYAAIFAGDDKAYEDTGHAQIILIDTVIKTPVDGYIADVVIGQFNCQSFTNEEELMMDSITHWGEALNNVVLEPQYYVTYDGNGGTGSLEDTQDPYLTDATVTVLENTFDLLGYTYDSWNTKADGSGTEYAPGASFVIKGNVTLYAQWNKIPPVVKYVETDPETGLVTEGMKTNVTLPELEDPDTKEVEVYVHVATGSLDDAIRSKVLADLKDKGYELLDILDISLMKKVTEFDGTVTTSTIDNADITGPITVRVLLTGDDVDKDDLAIAYIDDAGNVTVITGTKVTVGDKVYLQFVTDHFSNYALIQELGDQEANPSTGSMDEGSSIGGNEMSLLSFLGIWLLAVGILWIQRRRKAF
- a CDS encoding InlB B-repeat-containing protein, whose amino-acid sequence is MKSKLIVLFLSLLLVFGTIPAQAIEGDQPLLGPQYEDKAEEDFVEDPAKLKETETLNLMEPETPPQAYLDFTLAAEDEGYPGTSGEGWTWDPTGEVLTLNGITLNDALLVSLNAYYEFAILVPDGTEIVVNGTNMVNSPNGNGIVCDGDLTISGSGSLTIQADYHAIRATGNLDITGLSMLSGYSDGDSGIRVGPGGESVNQDGGHLTITDVGDVILDSYDSAMRVLGDITIDGFDSMDLTSSDYSGIRGGPDYDVEHYTDSAGNVSIMNGTSLSIDSYEAGIRLMGGNVTIDGVTTVDIYSDDNSAIHAKPYDVDYFDGLGILENGDVTIKNCTTVDLSGYDNGIRNSGNVILDNIQDLTIFAEDYNGIRSGPDSDGDQDTGVDGDVSITNCGDVSITAEDNGIRAMGNLVIDQVEIMFVVTEDENGFRVGPGADTDSGSNGNASITNVGTLDITADHTGMRVIGDLLVQNVDELEIVTQYHTGIRVGLGPDSDVEGNGDAQFLDCGTITIRSSHNGMRITGNLTVDGLDELNIDSEWTGLRVGSSYRYEDYAYGEWSQSESPGNVVLKNIAVVDISGLAKGINSTGSTWIENCPDATVVATALEPSYQSNKGYGIMAGTEITVKLSHLVVYGHQFGLVTGWTYNEVTEVTGGDITIDQSYVDASCASDLQPVSLDALSGNAAIFAGDDKTLEETGHAQIILSNAVFKEPADAYIADVVIGEFNCQSVTNLEELEMGVISYWGQALNAVIVEPLYLVTYDGNGGTGTVTDTEGPYLTDATVTVKDNAFTLLGYTFNSFNTKADGTGETYAPGATFGILGNVTLYAQWDKIPPVVKYVETDPETGLVTEGMKTNVILPELEDPDTKEVEVYVHVVAGSLDDAIRSKVMADLKDKGYELLDILDINLMKKVTEFDGTVTTSTIDNADITGPITVRVLLTGDDVDKDDLAIAYIDDAGNVTVITGTKVTVGDKVYVQFVTDHFSNYALIQALGDQETNPDTGVEETTQSGMTGVLPVAGFGILLAGYVVLKRKRTV